The stretch of DNA TGCTGGTCTTCGTGGCGATCCTGCTCGTCATCGGCTGGCGCAGCGTGTGCATCGTCCCGCAGTCGATGGTCTTCGTGGTGGAGCGGTTCGGCCGGCACCACCGCGACATGAAATCGGGATTCAACATCGTGGTCCCGTTCGTGGACCACATCCGGGAGCGCATCGACATGCGCATCCAGGTGGTGAGCTTCCCGCCGCAGGCGGCGATCACCCAGGACAACCTTTCCGTCAATGTGGACACCGCGGTCTATATAAGGGTGACCAATCCCTATAACGCCACCTATAAGGTCGCGAACTTCATCCAGGCCGTCGAACAGCTCGCCTCGGCGACGCTGCGCAACGTGGTCGGCGGCATGGACCTGGAGCAGACCCTCACCTCCCGGGACCAGATCAACCGCGAGCTCCGGTCGGTCCTCGACGACGCCACCGAGGAGTGGGGCATCGAGGTCAGCCGGGTCGAGCTCAAGGCCATCGAGCCCCCGGAGTCGGTCCAGGAGGCGATGGAGAAGCAGATGCGCGCCGACCGGGACAAGCGCGCCGAGATCCTCAGCGCGGAGGGCCTGAAGCAGGCGGCCATCCTGCGCGCCGAGGGTGAGCAGTCCGCCGCGGTGCTCCGGGCCCGCGGTGAGGCCGACGCGGAGATGATCGCCGCCAAGGCGGAGGCCGACGCCAAGACGCTGCGGGCCCGCGGTGAGGCCGACGCCATCCAGATGGTGTTCAAGGCGCTGCGCAACGGCGACGTCAACAAGGACATGCTCGCCTACCACTACCTGCAGAAGCTCCCGGAGATCGCGCAGGGCGAGGCGAACAAGGTGTGGATCGTCCCCTCGGAGATGTCCCGGGCCATGGAGGGGATCGGTGACGCGTTCGGTCGGATGAAGCTCGGGGAGACCGACGGGGCCGGGCCCGGGGACTAGGGCGCCGGCCGCGGGGGAAGAGCCGCCTACCTGGCGGCCTCGGCTCCTTCGTACTGGCGGCGGGCGCTCTCCAGCAGGTCCCACCAGGAAGAGACATCGGGGCGGCGGCGCAGCAGCGCCCGCCGCTCCCGTTCGGTCATGCCGCCCCAGACGCCGTATTCGACCCGGTTGTCCAGCGCCTCGGCCAGGCATTCGGTGCGCACCGGGCAGCCGCGGCAGATGAGCTTCGCGCGGTTCTGCGCGGCCCCCTGCACGAACAGCGCGTCGGGATCGGTCTCGCGGCAGTTGGCCTGGAGACTCAGTTCAGCGGTCCACATGTCGCCCCACTCCCAAGATCAGCATGTGCGTACTCGTACGGGGGACGGGCGCCATCGGGCCGTGCGGGACGCGCGGACTCCGGTCCGGTGCGGACACCGGCCCCTCCCGGAGTGCGGTCGAATCGGTCTTTTCGGCGCGCGGCGCCCCTCCGCACCGCTGGGGTCGAAACTACGGACCTCGGCACTTGATCAACAGTCCCCATTCGGCCCATTTCTGAAATAGCCCGTGTGGGCCATAGCCAAAACGGCGAAGAGTGGTCATGGACCCACGGAACGTGATCGGGGGCGCCCGGTGTCCGCCGCGGTGCGCGGAGTGCGTAGATTGTATGCAGTATTGCTCTGTGCGGTCCGGTCGCCCTGCGCGGTCCGCACGCCGAATCCGAAGGTCGGTCGATGGAACTGTGGGAAGCGCTCGCGATCCTGGTCGCGGGCATGGGAGCCGGCGCGATCAACGCGGTCGTGGGGTCGGGGACGCTGTTCACCTTCCCGGTGCTGCTCGCCCTGGGGTACCCGCCGGTGACCGCCACCATCTCGAACAGCATCGGGCTGGCGCCCGGCTCGCTGAGCAGTGCCATCGGCTACCGGCGCGAACTGCGCGGCCAGCGCCGCCGGGTGCTGCGCTTCGGCGCGATGTCGCTGCTGGGCGCGGTCACCGGCGGCACGCTGCTGATCAACCTCCCCTCGGAGGTGTTCGAGCGGGTGGTGCCGGTGCTGATCGGCTTCGCCTGCGTGCTGATCATCGCCCAGCCGCGGATCGCCGCCTGGGCGCGGTCCCGCCGGGCCGCCACCCGCCCCGACGGCGGCCCGCTGCTGCCCATCGGGGTGTACAGCGCCGGGGTGTACGCCGGCTACTTCGCGGCCGCCCAGGGCATCATCCTGCTCAGCATGCTCGGCACCGCGCTGGACGAGAGCATCCAGCGGATCAACGCGCTGAAGAACGCGCTGGCGTTCGTCGTCAACGCCACCGCGGCCCTCTTCTACATCGTCTTCGCCGACCCGGCCTGGGCCGCGGTGGGGCTGATCGCCGGCGGGTCGGTGCTCGGCGGCTACGCGGGCGCGAGCCTGGGCCGCCGGCTCCGCCCCGGGGTGCTGCGCGCCGTGGTCGTCGTGGTCGGGCTGGTCGCGGTCGTGCAGCTGGTGGTGCAGTTCTGACCCCGCGATGATCTCGACGCTGCGGCCCCATCAGAGCGCTCTGATGGGGCCGCAGCGTCGAGATCATCTTTTTCGGGGGGTCAGCGGAAGTAGCCCCGCCGGTCGGCGTCCTCGATCAGCGCGGCCGCGTAGGCGCCCAGCGCCTCCGAGCCCTCCGCGATGATCTTGACCTTCTCCATCACCTGGGCGCGGCTGACCCCGTTGCGCACCCAGGTGCCGCCCTCGGTGTGCCAGTTGGCCAGCATCGGCGCCAGCCGGTCCACGGCCTTGGCGAACCGGGCCTCGGGGGTGGCGCGGGCCTCGAACTCCTCCCACAGCGCCCGGGTCCGCGCGGCCTGGTCCTCGGGGAGGATCGCGAAGATCCGGTCGGCGGCGGCCCGCTCCCGCTCGGCCTGGGTGGCGGCGCCCTCGCTGTCGTAGACGAACGTGTCGCCGGCGTCGATCTCCACGATGTCGTGGAGCACCAGCATCTCCACGACCCGGTCGATGTCGGTGCCCTCCGGCGCGTACTCGGCGAAGATCCGCGCGGTCAGCGCGAGGTGCCAGGAATGCTCGGCGTCGTTCTCCCTCCGTGAGCCGTCGACCAGCAGATTCCGCCGGAGAATACGCTTGAGCTTGTCCGTCTCCAGGATGAACCGGAGCTGGGACGTGAGTCGTTCGTGGTCGACCCCGCCGGTGAACACCGGTGCCGGTTCCGTCACGTACGTCGCCCTCCTAGACAATCGTGGGTGATCACGGAGAAAGCCACCAAGTCGCCCGACCGTCGCTCAGGGATGATCCCATGGAACGCGGGCGGGCCGAAGCACCGGTATCCGGCGGGAGAGGCCGTATGAAGCGAGAGATGAACGCCCGGCCACGCCTCGTCGTCGTCGGCGGCGACGCGGCGGGCATGAGCGCGGCCTCCCAGGCACGCCGCCGGATGGGCCCGGAGGACCTGGAGATCGTCGCCCTGGAACGAGGCTCCCACACGTCCTACTCCGCATGCGGCATCCCCTACCTGGTCGGGAAAACCGTACCCAGTCCGGAGGACCTGATCGCCCGCACCCCCGCCGTCTTCTGGCGGGACCACGCCATCGAGGCGCGCACCGGGACCGAGGTCACCGCGATCGACACCGAGCGCCGCGAGGTCACCGCGACCGGCCCGGGCGGCGCCTACACCGAGCGCTACGACCGGCTGGTGATCGCCACCGGAGCCCGCCCGTACCGTCCTGACCTGCCCGGATTCGACGCCTACGGGGTTTTCGGGGTGCAGACCCTGGACGACGGCACCGAGGTCTCGGCCTTCCTGGAGCGGCACGCGCCGCACCGGGCCGTGGTGGTCGGCGGCGGCTACATCGGGCTGGAGATGGCCGAGGCGTTCCTCACACGCGGCCTGGAGGTCACCGTGGTCGACTCCGGGCCCGAGCCGATGGGCACCCTCGACCCGGACATGGGCGCCCTGGTGCGCGGGGCGATGGAGGAGATGGGCGTCGCGGTGCGCACCGGGGAGCGGGCCACCGCGGTCGCGGTCGACGGCGGCCGGGTGCGCGCGGTGCACACCGACGCCGGCGGCGAGTACCCCGCCGACATCGTCTGCCTGGGCCTGGGCGTGCGCCCGGACGACCGGCTGGCCCGGGACGCCGGCCTGGAGATCGGCCCCACCGGCGGTGTCAAGGTGGACGCCCGGATGCGCACCTCGGTACCGGACGTGTGGGCCGCCGGGGACTGCGTGGAGGTGTTCCACCGGGTCAGCAGGGCGCCGGCGGCGATCGCGCTGGGCACGCACGCCAACAAGCAGGGCCGGGTCGCCGGCATCGACATCGGCGGCGGCTACGCCCGCTTCGAGGGGGTGGTGGGCACCGCCGTCACCAAGATCTGCGCGGTGGAGGTGGCGCGCACCGGCCTGAACGAGGCCGAGGCCGAGGCGGCCGGGTTCGCCTACGAGACGGTGGTGATGACCTCGGACTCCCGGGCCGGCTACTACCCGGGGGCGCAGCCGATGAGGCTGAAGCTGATCGCCGAGCGGGACACCGGCCGGCTGCTGGGCGGCCAGATCGTCGGCCGGGAGAACGCGGCCAAGCGGATCGACGTGCTCGCCACCGCGCTCTGGAACGGCATGGACGTGCTCGACATGAGCGGCATGGACCTCGGCTACGCCCCGCCGTTCTCGCCGGTCTGGGACCCGGTGCTGATCGCCGCCCGCAAACTCGCCGAGCGGGTGCACGGCTGACCCCGCCCGGCGCGGCCCTGCGCGCACCTGTCCGGCCGCCCCGCGCCCGCCCCTGCCGGCTCCCGGGTGGTGGCCCGCCGCTGTCGCGGCGACGTCGAGCCCGGGTGCGGCGGCGCGGGCCGGGGAGAGGAGGCACCGGGGCTCAGTCCACGTGCCGGCCGAGGTAGGCGCGGAGCATCAGCTTGGTCTCCTCGATGAGCGCCGGGTCGCCGTCGGGGTCGCGGCGGAACGCCAGCTTCAGCACGGAGTCGGCGGCCTCCACCGCGACGGTGACCGCCCGGTCCAGCCGCTCCCCCTCCGAGGCCCCGGCCAGCGCGGTGAGCAGCTCGCGCAGGCGCATCGCGATGACCCCGTTGTTGTCCGCGCCGGAATCGAGCAGGTTCACGTCGACCACGTCGCCGAAATGCAGGCTGCGGAATCCGGGAACGGTGCGGTGCATGTCGAGGTATTCGTCGATGATGACGTCGACGGCCTCGCTCCAATGGCCGAACCCGCCCTCTTCGATGCGGGCGCCCACCCGGGAGCTGAACATGTCCAGATAGCGCAGGCCGAGGGCCTGGGTGATGGCGCGCTTGTCCGGGAAGAACTGGTAGACCGACCCGATGGCCACCCCGGCCCGCTCCGCGATCCGGGTGGTGGACAGCTCGCTGTAGCCGGCCTCGTCGAGCAGCTCGGCGCAGGCGTCGAGCATTCTGCGGACCCGCTCCCTGCTGCGCTGCTGCGCCGGGCGGCGGCGGAGCGGGGCGTGGGCCAGAGCGGGTTCGACGGACGGCGCCGTGCCGGTGGAACTGCGAGAGGTAGTCATCACGGATCTATGATGCCTTTCCGTAAACGGGCGGTTCCCGTAATATCCGGGGCGGCCGCCCGCTACCGGCGGGGACACCGGTTTGGCCGATTCCGGCCTGTTAAGGAGCGCGCTTCGTGAGCCCGTCCGGACCGCAGAGCGTCCCGCGATTCCCCGGCGGTTTCCTGTGGGGCGCCGCGACCGCCTCGCACCAGGTGGAAGGGGGCGCAGAGGAGCGCGGCCGGTCCATCTGGGACGCCTTCGCCGCCGAACCGGGCCGGATCGCCGGCGGGGCCACCGCGCGCACCGCCTGCGACCACTACCGCCGCTACCCCGAGGACGTCGCGCTGATGGCGCGGCTGGGGCTGAACGCCTACCGGTTCTCGCTGTCCTGGCCGCGGATCCTGCCCGCCGGGCGGGGCGCGGTCAGCGGTACCGGCGCCGGCTTCTACGACCGGCTCATCGACCGGCTGCTGGAGGCGGGCATCGAACCGGTGCCCACCCTCTACCACTGGGACCTGCCGCAGCCGCTGGAGGACGAGGGCGGCTGGCTGTCCCGCGGCACCGCCGACGCGTTCGCCGAGTACACCGCGGCCGCACTGGACCGCTACGGCGACCGGGTGCGGCGGTGGGGCACGCTCAACGAGCCGTTCGTGCACATGGCCTTCGGGTACGCCTTCGGTGTGCACGCACCGGGGAAGGCGCTGCTGGCCGGCGCGCTTCCGGCCGCCCACCACCAGCTGCTGGCGCACGCCCGCGCCGCGGCGCTGATCCGCGCCGCCGGCCGGGAGGCGCTGCTGGTGAACAACCTGACCCCGGTGCGGCCGCTGCCCGGCGGCGGGGAGGCGGCCGCGGCGGCCGCCCGAGCCTACGACGCCCTGCACAACCGGCTCTTCCTCGACCCGCTACTGCTCGGCGCCTACCCGGAGCTCCCCGACGGCTGGGACGGGCCGCTCACCGGGGCGGTGCACCCCGGCGACCTGGCGGAGATCCGCGGCTCGGCCGACGCGCTGGGCGTCAACTACTACAACCCGACCCTGATCGCGCCGCCTGGGCCGGAGGACGGCCTGCCGTTCGCGATGCCGCCCTACACCGACGCCTTCCCGGACGTCCCGACCACCCGCTTCGGCTGGCCGGTGGTCCCCGACGGGCTGCACGAGCTGCTCACCGGGCTCCGGGAGCGCTACGGCGCGGCGCTGCCGCCGCTCCTGGTCACCGAGAACGGCTGCTCCTACGACGACGCCCCGGACGCCGGCGGCCGCGTCGCCGACCCGGAGCGCATCGCCTACCTCGACGGCCACCTGCGCGCACTGGCCCGCGCCGCCGCCGGCGGGGTGGACGTGCGCGGCTACTTCGCCTGGTCGCTGCTGGACAACTTCGAGTGGGCCGAGGGCTACACCCAGCGGTTCGGCCTGGTGCACGTCGACTTCGACAGCGGCGAGCGCACCCCCAAGGACTCCTTCGAGTGGTACCGGGCCTGGATCGAGCGGGCCCGGGCCCATGACGCGGAAAGGACGCGGCCATGACGGGCATCCCCGCCGACACCGCCGAGGAAGAGCTGGACCGGGTGATGGAGGGGGCCGCCGCGGCGGCCCCGGCGCTGGCCGCGATGCGCCCGCCGGAGCGGGCGGCGCTGCTGCGCGCCGCCGCGGACGAGCTGGACTCTGCGGCCGAGGAGCTGGTCCCGCTCGCGATCGAGGAGAGCTCGCTGCCCGAGCCGCGCTGCCGCGGCGAGCTCGGCCGCACCACCTTCCAGCTGCGGTTCTTCGCCGACCTGGTGGAGCAGGGCGGCTACCTGGAGGCGTCGATCGACCGCGCCGACGGCAAGTGGGGGATGGGTCCGCGGCCGGACGTGCGCCGGATGCTGGTCCCGCTCGGCCCGGTCGCGGTGTTCGGGGCGAGCAACTTCCCGTTCGCGTTCAGCACCGCCGGCGGCGACACCGCGTCGGCGCTGGCCGCCGGCTGCCCGGTGGTGGTCAAGGCGCACCCGGGGCACCCGCGGCTGGCCCGCAGGACCGGGGAGGCCGTCGCCGCGGCGCTGGCCGAGGCGGGCGCGCCCGCGGGGGCGTTCGCGGTGGTCTACGGCGAGGAGACCGGGCGCCGCGCGGTGCTGCACCCGCGCACCCGGGCGGTGGGCTTCACCGGGTCGATCCCCGGCGGGCGGGCCCTGTTCGACCTGGCGTCCTCGCGCCCGGACCCGATCCCGTTCTACGGCGAGCTGGGCAGCGTGAACCCGGTGTTCGTCACCCGGGCGGCGATGGCGGCCCGCGGCGCGGAGATCCTGGAGGGCTACGCCGGGTCGTTCACCCAGGGGGCCGGGCAGTTCTGCACCAAGCCGGGCGTGCTGCTGGTGCCGCGCGACGCCGACCTGGGGCCGCTGGTCGCCGACGTCGAGGGCCGCACCCCGGCCCGGCTGCTCAACGACCGGGTCGCCGGAGGCTTCGCCGCCGGGCTGGACCGGCTCTCCGCCCGCCCCGACGTCGAGGTGCTGGTCCAGGGCGCCGCCGGAGCCGACGGGTGGACCCCGTCGCTGCTGCGCACCGACCTCGACGCGCTGCTCGCCGACCCCGAGGGCCTGCTGGAGGAGTGCTTCGGCCCGGCGTCGCTGGTGGTGCGCTACGACGACGAGTCC from Nocardiopsis composta encodes:
- a CDS encoding SPFH domain-containing protein, which encodes MLPIILILLVFVAILLVIGWRSVCIVPQSMVFVVERFGRHHRDMKSGFNIVVPFVDHIRERIDMRIQVVSFPPQAAITQDNLSVNVDTAVYIRVTNPYNATYKVANFIQAVEQLASATLRNVVGGMDLEQTLTSRDQINRELRSVLDDATEEWGIEVSRVELKAIEPPESVQEAMEKQMRADRDKRAEILSAEGLKQAAILRAEGEQSAAVLRARGEADAEMIAAKAEADAKTLRARGEADAIQMVFKALRNGDVNKDMLAYHYLQKLPEIAQGEANKVWIVPSEMSRAMEGIGDAFGRMKLGETDGAGPGD
- a CDS encoding WhiB family transcriptional regulator, with the translated sequence MWTAELSLQANCRETDPDALFVQGAAQNRAKLICRGCPVRTECLAEALDNRVEYGVWGGMTERERRALLRRRPDVSSWWDLLESARRQYEGAEAAR
- a CDS encoding sulfite exporter TauE/SafE family protein yields the protein MELWEALAILVAGMGAGAINAVVGSGTLFTFPVLLALGYPPVTATISNSIGLAPGSLSSAIGYRRELRGQRRRVLRFGAMSLLGAVTGGTLLINLPSEVFERVVPVLIGFACVLIIAQPRIAAWARSRRAATRPDGGPLLPIGVYSAGVYAGYFAAAQGIILLSMLGTALDESIQRINALKNALAFVVNATAALFYIVFADPAWAAVGLIAGGSVLGGYAGASLGRRLRPGVLRAVVVVVGLVAVVQLVVQF
- a CDS encoding HD domain-containing protein, giving the protein MTEPAPVFTGGVDHERLTSQLRFILETDKLKRILRRNLLVDGSRRENDAEHSWHLALTARIFAEYAPEGTDIDRVVEMLVLHDIVEIDAGDTFVYDSEGAATQAERERAAADRIFAILPEDQAARTRALWEEFEARATPEARFAKAVDRLAPMLANWHTEGGTWVRNGVSRAQVMEKVKIIAEGSEALGAYAAALIEDADRRGYFR
- a CDS encoding FAD-dependent oxidoreductase; this translates as MNARPRLVVVGGDAAGMSAASQARRRMGPEDLEIVALERGSHTSYSACGIPYLVGKTVPSPEDLIARTPAVFWRDHAIEARTGTEVTAIDTERREVTATGPGGAYTERYDRLVIATGARPYRPDLPGFDAYGVFGVQTLDDGTEVSAFLERHAPHRAVVVGGGYIGLEMAEAFLTRGLEVTVVDSGPEPMGTLDPDMGALVRGAMEEMGVAVRTGERATAVAVDGGRVRAVHTDAGGEYPADIVCLGLGVRPDDRLARDAGLEIGPTGGVKVDARMRTSVPDVWAAGDCVEVFHRVSRAPAAIALGTHANKQGRVAGIDIGGGYARFEGVVGTAVTKICAVEVARTGLNEAEAEAAGFAYETVVMTSDSRAGYYPGAQPMRLKLIAERDTGRLLGGQIVGRENAAKRIDVLATALWNGMDVLDMSGMDLGYAPPFSPVWDPVLIAARKLAERVHG
- a CDS encoding TetR/AcrR family transcriptional regulator — translated: MLDACAELLDEAGYSELSTTRIAERAGVAIGSVYQFFPDKRAITQALGLRYLDMFSSRVGARIEEGGFGHWSEAVDVIIDEYLDMHRTVPGFRSLHFGDVVDVNLLDSGADNNGVIAMRLRELLTALAGASEGERLDRAVTVAVEAADSVLKLAFRRDPDGDPALIEETKLMLRAYLGRHVD
- a CDS encoding GH1 family beta-glucosidase; protein product: MSPSGPQSVPRFPGGFLWGAATASHQVEGGAEERGRSIWDAFAAEPGRIAGGATARTACDHYRRYPEDVALMARLGLNAYRFSLSWPRILPAGRGAVSGTGAGFYDRLIDRLLEAGIEPVPTLYHWDLPQPLEDEGGWLSRGTADAFAEYTAAALDRYGDRVRRWGTLNEPFVHMAFGYAFGVHAPGKALLAGALPAAHHQLLAHARAAALIRAAGREALLVNNLTPVRPLPGGGEAAAAAARAYDALHNRLFLDPLLLGAYPELPDGWDGPLTGAVHPGDLAEIRGSADALGVNYYNPTLIAPPGPEDGLPFAMPPYTDAFPDVPTTRFGWPVVPDGLHELLTGLRERYGAALPPLLVTENGCSYDDAPDAGGRVADPERIAYLDGHLRALARAAAGGVDVRGYFAWSLLDNFEWAEGYTQRFGLVHVDFDSGERTPKDSFEWYRAWIERARAHDAERTRP
- a CDS encoding aldehyde dehydrogenase (NADP(+)) codes for the protein MTGIPADTAEEELDRVMEGAAAAAPALAAMRPPERAALLRAAADELDSAAEELVPLAIEESSLPEPRCRGELGRTTFQLRFFADLVEQGGYLEASIDRADGKWGMGPRPDVRRMLVPLGPVAVFGASNFPFAFSTAGGDTASALAAGCPVVVKAHPGHPRLARRTGEAVAAALAEAGAPAGAFAVVYGEETGRRAVLHPRTRAVGFTGSIPGGRALFDLASSRPDPIPFYGELGSVNPVFVTRAAMAARGAEILEGYAGSFTQGAGQFCTKPGVLLVPRDADLGPLVADVEGRTPARLLNDRVAGGFAAGLDRLSARPDVEVLVQGAAGADGWTPSLLRTDLDALLADPEGLLEECFGPASLVVRYDDESRLLDVAGGLHGQLTATVHGEEADEVAPALLAALSEHAGRVLWNGWPTGVSVTHAMHHGGPYPASTSVLHTSVGATAVRRFLRPVAYQSVPDPLLPEALRDANPLGIPRLVDGEPE